Proteins from a single region of Spodoptera frugiperda isolate SF20-4 chromosome 8, AGI-APGP_CSIRO_Sfru_2.0, whole genome shotgun sequence:
- the LOC118275370 gene encoding uncharacterized protein LOC118275370 isoform X1 produces MSIPPLVCSTPPPPDQCEDDKDPGDFDLSYSLSQEDDDDEDNHYNYDNFSSFNHYGSNDKPLQLNNQEDAKSIDSGTHKEMFMEYPISKEAEQSSSSSQIGTNDIQENKLKSEEDMNIEDLNLKLEEEIVINVVENSDENENSDQNTDSIKDLNIPCNSNNSSQDDDSTNTSPYENVVEATPTKETLTDSDEAVVDQVLPDDQSIDISVKDENTHNDTNEKEVDIPIITSKPIEEDCTVEKINEIPESFEHSLKEFDIESSENVQDDDFGDFDEFQFASTTTNVVASVVDSSNPWENNETTETDFGNFTANFDDNKSPVEDSVNTETRNSPTGEQHEIVKEEDTCEDDDFGDFDDFKSSARMESSEEQGEDTCHEMSVLNLQSTDNEHHIMESVTKVLASVFLEEISEPSEEFEGKLESLLSETWGHLMEIDERQPYIVNWNNSLGQKTLLKALCIDSRNILFGPKWSSHMPKYAANLSVAPLQPQKQAAAPSNVSQSEPMTDKASSKPTTWSDPFSSEGQEFTYAEALLLDLEHLMATLDQMAHNHSTLKISELLSHACNTEHESAGGAIAPRPTDLDVFEAAMSTKTEKIYSSTLNVQPIRQINLPDTHIFTPTDSEIPRSKTIHYDPSPTVLLPQPVVPDIKNIDNPLTPTTSQVVEANAEDDSEYWEFQDFKGTPESSSLPGLVSQQKVPDDSNVHTATTVNALPNPSVAYQTQLLQPIKIEPAMPTLNWPDPGEVKATFDDFTDFVSISTSLPESQDYTKPQDVELDTQSNTLKSDNFNDLKEKVKVVAEASKPENESLDDDFDTFQSALPSKAPTPSNNFKSNTFGDTQTPFEQPIDFDYASSKTNHMKSDTISFTTMTRPNEALTNNVSYNSNTPEFTSKIPLSSNAPIQTGLLQPTPASFAPVNTQNQRTTGQILQPLSLESYSQINWPSPGIDLQDLSRFNPVETLQSLKSDLSVSGLSKGASPVHTQKSTTVSQPPDDDVWGDFVSSKPKQQPSQPKKPPVFAEDDEWSDFISSPSVKSQNGLNTISLNVHTNSNIQKTVQNKFSMKNNQTPVDIPTLNYITPKSNPHKTYNDKHFQNL; encoded by the exons ATGTCGATTCCTCCACTCGTTTGCAGTACTCCTCCTCCACCCGACCAGTGCGAAGACGACAAGGATCCTGGGGATTTCGACTTATCATACAGTT TGTCACAagaggatgatgatgatgaagacaaTCACTATAACTATGACAACTTCTCTTCCTTCAACCATTATGGATCCAATGATAAACCACTCCAACTCAACAACCAGGAGGATGCTAAAAGTATAGACAGTGGCACTCACAAAGAAATGTTCATGGAATATCCAATTAGCAAGGAAGCTGAACAAAGTAGCAGTAGTAGTCAAATTGGTACCAATGATATACAAGAAAACAAGTTAAAAAGTGAAGAAGATATGAATATAGaggatttaaatttaaagttggaagaagaaattgttattaatgtaGTTGAAAATAGTGATGAAAATGAGAATAGTGACCAGAATACTGATAGTATAAAAGATTTAAACATTCCATGTAACTCTAATAATAGCAGCCAGGATGATGATAGCACTAATACCTCTCCTTATGAAAATGTAGTTGAAGCCACTCCCACAAAGGAAACACTTACAGATTCAGATGAAGCAGTAGTTGACCAAGTACTACCAGATGACCAGTCTATTGATATAAGTGTTAAAGATGAGAACACCCATAATGATACAAATGAAAAAGAAGTTGATATACCAATCATCACAAGTAAGCCCATTGAAGAAGACTGTACTGTAGAAAAGATAAATGAAATTCCAGAAAGCTTTGAACATTCCTTGAAAGAATTTGATATTGAATCAAGTGAAAATGTGCAAGATGATGATTTTGGTGACTTTGATGAATTCCAATTTGCAAGTACTACTACAAATGTAGTTGCTAGTGTTGTTGACAGTTCCAATCCATGGGAAAACAATGAAACTACTGAAACGGACTTTGGTAACTTCACAGCTAACTTTGATGATAACAAATCTCCTGTGGAAGATTCAGTTAACACTGAAACTAGAAATTCACCTACTGGAGAGCAGCATGAGATTGTAAAAGAGGAGGATACCTGTGAAGATGATGATTTTGGGGATTTTGATGACTTCAAATCATCTGCTAGAATGGAATCAAGTGAAGAGCAAGGGGAAGATACATGCCATGAAATGTCAGTACTCAATTTACAGTCAACTGACAATGAGCATCATATAATGGAAAGTGTGACCAAAGTATTAGCTTCAGTATTTCTTGAAGAAATATCAGAACCCAGTGAAGAGTTTGAGGGGAAACTAGAATCATTGCTCAGTGAAACATGGGGACACTTGATGGAAATAGATGAAAGGCAACCATACATTGTGAACTGGAACAACTCTTTAGGACAGAAGACTCTCTTAAAAGCTTTGTGTATAGACTCCAGAAACATT CTCTTTGGACCAAAATGGAGTAGCCACATGCCAAAATATGCAGCAAACTTAAGTGTGGCGCCTCTACAACCGCAGAAGCAAGCTGCTGCACCATCTAATGTCAGTCAGAGCGAACCTATGACTGACAAAGCATCAAGCAAGCCCACCACTTGGTCTGACCCATTCTCGTCAGAGGGTCAAGAAT TCACCTATGCCGAAGCCCTTCTCCTTGACCTTGAACACCTAATGGCCACCCTAGACCAAATGGCTCATAACCATTCCACCCTCAAGATATCTGAGTTACTGTCACATG CTTGTAACACAGAACATGAAAGTGCCGGTGGAGCCATAGCGCCGAGGCCAACAGATTTAGATGTATTTGAAGCTGCTATGTCTACTAAGACAGAGAAAATTTACTCAAGTACATTAAATGTACAACCTATACGACAAATAAATTTACCTGACACTCATATATTTACGCCGACCGACTCTGAGATACCCAGGTCTAAAACTATACATTACGACCCCAGTCCGACAGTTCTCTTACCGCAGCCGGTAGTACCGGACATTAAGAACATAGACAACCCTCTTACACCAACTACAAGTCAAGTAGTTGAAGCGAATGCGGAGGATGATAGCGAATATTGGGAGTTCCAAGACTTCAAGGGCACACCCGAGTCCAGTTCCTTGCCAGGTTTAGTAAGCCAACAGAAAGTACCCGACGACAGCAATGTACACACAGCCACGACAGTGAATGCGTTGCCCAATCCCAGTGTAGCGTATCAAACGCAGCTGTTACAGCCCATTAAGATAGAACCGGCAATGCCTACGCTAAACTGGCCTGACCCTGGTGAAGTGAAAGCTACATTTGACGATTTCACAGATTTTGTGTCAATATCAACATCATTACCCGAAAGTCAGGACTATACTAAACCACAAGACGTAGAATTAGATACTCAGTCGAATACCCTCAAGTCTGATAACTTCAATGATCTCAAAGAGAAAGTGAAAGTAGTAGCGGAAGCAAGCAAACCTGAAAACGAGAGTTTGGATGATGATTTTGATACCTTTCAATCGGCACTACCCTCAAAAGCACCAACACCAAGCAATAACTTTAAATCAAACACTTTTGGTGATACTCAAACGCCTTTTGAGCAACCAATAGATTTCGATTATGCATCTTCGAAAACTAACCATATGAAGTCTGATACCATATCATTTACGACTATGACAAGACCAAATGAAGCTTTAACAAACAATGTAAGTTACAACTCGAATACTCCAGAATTTACGAGTAAGATTCCATTGTCTTCAAATGCACCAATACAAACAGGACTACTACAGCCTACACCTGCGAGTTTTGCCCCTGTGAATACACAAAATCAACGAACAACTGGCCAAATATTGCAACCCTTATCATTAGAAAGCTATTCGCAAATAAACTGGCCAAGTCCTGGAATAGATTTGCAGGACCTGTCAAGGTTTAATCCTGTTGAAACTCTACAGTCGTTAAAAAGCGATTTAAGTGTTAGTGGTCTTAGTAAAGGTGCCTCACCAGTTCACACACAAAAGAGTACCACAGTCAGCCAGCCacctgatgatgatgtttgGGGAGACTTTGTATCGAGCAAGCCTAAACAACAACCTTCTCAGCCCAAGAAACCGCCAGTTTTTGCGGAAGATGATGAATGGTCAGACTTTATATCTAGCCCGAGTGTAAAATCCCAAAACGGATTAAATACGATAAGTTTAAATGTGCACACGAACTCAAATATTCAAAAAACAGTTCAGAAtaaattttcaatgaaaaataacCAGACACCTGTCGATATTCcgacattaaattatataactCCGAAATCAAACCCTCACAAGACATACAATGATAAACATTTCCAGAACTTATAA
- the LOC118275370 gene encoding uncharacterized protein LOC118275370 isoform X2, with translation MSIPPLVCSTPPPPDQCEDDKDPGDFDLSYSLSQEDDDDEDNHYNYDNFSSFNHYGSNDKPLQLNNQEDAKSIDSGTHKEMFMEYPISKEAEQSSSSSQIGTNDIQENKLKSEEDMNIEDLNLKLEEEIVINVVENSDENENSDQNTDSIKDLNIPCNSNNSSQDDDSTNTSPYENVVEATPTKETLTDSDEAVVDQVLPDDQSIDISVKDENTHNDTNEKEVDIPIITSKPIEEDCTVEKINEIPESFEHSLKEFDIESSENVQDDDFGDFDEFQFASTTTNVVASVVDSSNPWENNETTETDFGNFTANFDDNKSPVEDSVNTETRNSPTGEQHEIVKEEDTCEDDDFGDFDDFKSSARMESSEEQGEDTCHEMSVLNLQSTDNEHHIMESVTKVLASVFLEEISEPSEEFEGKLESLLSETWGHLMEIDERQPYIVNWNNSLGQKTLLKALCIDSRNILFGPKWSSHMPKYAANLSVAPLQPQKQAAAPSNVSQSEPMTDKASSKPTTWSDPFSSEGQESCNTEHESAGGAIAPRPTDLDVFEAAMSTKTEKIYSSTLNVQPIRQINLPDTHIFTPTDSEIPRSKTIHYDPSPTVLLPQPVVPDIKNIDNPLTPTTSQVVEANAEDDSEYWEFQDFKGTPESSSLPGLVSQQKVPDDSNVHTATTVNALPNPSVAYQTQLLQPIKIEPAMPTLNWPDPGEVKATFDDFTDFVSISTSLPESQDYTKPQDVELDTQSNTLKSDNFNDLKEKVKVVAEASKPENESLDDDFDTFQSALPSKAPTPSNNFKSNTFGDTQTPFEQPIDFDYASSKTNHMKSDTISFTTMTRPNEALTNNVSYNSNTPEFTSKIPLSSNAPIQTGLLQPTPASFAPVNTQNQRTTGQILQPLSLESYSQINWPSPGIDLQDLSRFNPVETLQSLKSDLSVSGLSKGASPVHTQKSTTVSQPPDDDVWGDFVSSKPKQQPSQPKKPPVFAEDDEWSDFISSPSVKSQNGLNTISLNVHTNSNIQKTVQNKFSMKNNQTPVDIPTLNYITPKSNPHKTYNDKHFQNL, from the exons ATGTCGATTCCTCCACTCGTTTGCAGTACTCCTCCTCCACCCGACCAGTGCGAAGACGACAAGGATCCTGGGGATTTCGACTTATCATACAGTT TGTCACAagaggatgatgatgatgaagacaaTCACTATAACTATGACAACTTCTCTTCCTTCAACCATTATGGATCCAATGATAAACCACTCCAACTCAACAACCAGGAGGATGCTAAAAGTATAGACAGTGGCACTCACAAAGAAATGTTCATGGAATATCCAATTAGCAAGGAAGCTGAACAAAGTAGCAGTAGTAGTCAAATTGGTACCAATGATATACAAGAAAACAAGTTAAAAAGTGAAGAAGATATGAATATAGaggatttaaatttaaagttggaagaagaaattgttattaatgtaGTTGAAAATAGTGATGAAAATGAGAATAGTGACCAGAATACTGATAGTATAAAAGATTTAAACATTCCATGTAACTCTAATAATAGCAGCCAGGATGATGATAGCACTAATACCTCTCCTTATGAAAATGTAGTTGAAGCCACTCCCACAAAGGAAACACTTACAGATTCAGATGAAGCAGTAGTTGACCAAGTACTACCAGATGACCAGTCTATTGATATAAGTGTTAAAGATGAGAACACCCATAATGATACAAATGAAAAAGAAGTTGATATACCAATCATCACAAGTAAGCCCATTGAAGAAGACTGTACTGTAGAAAAGATAAATGAAATTCCAGAAAGCTTTGAACATTCCTTGAAAGAATTTGATATTGAATCAAGTGAAAATGTGCAAGATGATGATTTTGGTGACTTTGATGAATTCCAATTTGCAAGTACTACTACAAATGTAGTTGCTAGTGTTGTTGACAGTTCCAATCCATGGGAAAACAATGAAACTACTGAAACGGACTTTGGTAACTTCACAGCTAACTTTGATGATAACAAATCTCCTGTGGAAGATTCAGTTAACACTGAAACTAGAAATTCACCTACTGGAGAGCAGCATGAGATTGTAAAAGAGGAGGATACCTGTGAAGATGATGATTTTGGGGATTTTGATGACTTCAAATCATCTGCTAGAATGGAATCAAGTGAAGAGCAAGGGGAAGATACATGCCATGAAATGTCAGTACTCAATTTACAGTCAACTGACAATGAGCATCATATAATGGAAAGTGTGACCAAAGTATTAGCTTCAGTATTTCTTGAAGAAATATCAGAACCCAGTGAAGAGTTTGAGGGGAAACTAGAATCATTGCTCAGTGAAACATGGGGACACTTGATGGAAATAGATGAAAGGCAACCATACATTGTGAACTGGAACAACTCTTTAGGACAGAAGACTCTCTTAAAAGCTTTGTGTATAGACTCCAGAAACATT CTCTTTGGACCAAAATGGAGTAGCCACATGCCAAAATATGCAGCAAACTTAAGTGTGGCGCCTCTACAACCGCAGAAGCAAGCTGCTGCACCATCTAATGTCAGTCAGAGCGAACCTATGACTGACAAAGCATCAAGCAAGCCCACCACTTGGTCTGACCCATTCTCGTCAGAGGGTCAAGAAT CTTGTAACACAGAACATGAAAGTGCCGGTGGAGCCATAGCGCCGAGGCCAACAGATTTAGATGTATTTGAAGCTGCTATGTCTACTAAGACAGAGAAAATTTACTCAAGTACATTAAATGTACAACCTATACGACAAATAAATTTACCTGACACTCATATATTTACGCCGACCGACTCTGAGATACCCAGGTCTAAAACTATACATTACGACCCCAGTCCGACAGTTCTCTTACCGCAGCCGGTAGTACCGGACATTAAGAACATAGACAACCCTCTTACACCAACTACAAGTCAAGTAGTTGAAGCGAATGCGGAGGATGATAGCGAATATTGGGAGTTCCAAGACTTCAAGGGCACACCCGAGTCCAGTTCCTTGCCAGGTTTAGTAAGCCAACAGAAAGTACCCGACGACAGCAATGTACACACAGCCACGACAGTGAATGCGTTGCCCAATCCCAGTGTAGCGTATCAAACGCAGCTGTTACAGCCCATTAAGATAGAACCGGCAATGCCTACGCTAAACTGGCCTGACCCTGGTGAAGTGAAAGCTACATTTGACGATTTCACAGATTTTGTGTCAATATCAACATCATTACCCGAAAGTCAGGACTATACTAAACCACAAGACGTAGAATTAGATACTCAGTCGAATACCCTCAAGTCTGATAACTTCAATGATCTCAAAGAGAAAGTGAAAGTAGTAGCGGAAGCAAGCAAACCTGAAAACGAGAGTTTGGATGATGATTTTGATACCTTTCAATCGGCACTACCCTCAAAAGCACCAACACCAAGCAATAACTTTAAATCAAACACTTTTGGTGATACTCAAACGCCTTTTGAGCAACCAATAGATTTCGATTATGCATCTTCGAAAACTAACCATATGAAGTCTGATACCATATCATTTACGACTATGACAAGACCAAATGAAGCTTTAACAAACAATGTAAGTTACAACTCGAATACTCCAGAATTTACGAGTAAGATTCCATTGTCTTCAAATGCACCAATACAAACAGGACTACTACAGCCTACACCTGCGAGTTTTGCCCCTGTGAATACACAAAATCAACGAACAACTGGCCAAATATTGCAACCCTTATCATTAGAAAGCTATTCGCAAATAAACTGGCCAAGTCCTGGAATAGATTTGCAGGACCTGTCAAGGTTTAATCCTGTTGAAACTCTACAGTCGTTAAAAAGCGATTTAAGTGTTAGTGGTCTTAGTAAAGGTGCCTCACCAGTTCACACACAAAAGAGTACCACAGTCAGCCAGCCacctgatgatgatgtttgGGGAGACTTTGTATCGAGCAAGCCTAAACAACAACCTTCTCAGCCCAAGAAACCGCCAGTTTTTGCGGAAGATGATGAATGGTCAGACTTTATATCTAGCCCGAGTGTAAAATCCCAAAACGGATTAAATACGATAAGTTTAAATGTGCACACGAACTCAAATATTCAAAAAACAGTTCAGAAtaaattttcaatgaaaaataacCAGACACCTGTCGATATTCcgacattaaattatataactCCGAAATCAAACCCTCACAAGACATACAATGATAAACATTTCCAGAACTTATAA
- the LOC118275369 gene encoding dimethyladenosine transferase 2, mitochondrial produces the protein MFQRSQTCLNLIARGSNLKFHLRLSQKTSRQPKEKPPPKLATDVVNYINSTPEYSDIANKIPNSLLRKYKTPESMYLINKKTAKEIVKTIKDSINNDSPLIEVNPGFGYLSEELLRCQKNPIYMYEMSNQFSSHLCKLQELHPGRVKLKLADFFGMWKLAFKDKIDQGNRIEELLGELCTDDKSRVVKIIGSMPGLSFVKHLINNIIFHNTTNQLGKPDLFITMPGYHYEFLTDNEVQLKKHRSIPALFQMLFDHKVLTTVPKVHFLPWTHKPDSKKITMMDEHRLVLVNITQKDKLPCPPEYLPLLWYFFKPHMLSKTTRVIPMLEQWIPGCGVWLITGQDPPDTNKQLAPNKDDAELPHMTIFTEFGDLNLQQKITVFKKFISWPEFEQCQFRVTMENNLPKFFTNIDDDDKEVIGTHIEEDMEHSDTEHET, from the exons ATGTTTCAAAGATCACAAACATGCCTGAATCTGATTGCCAGGGGAAGCAATTTGAAATTCCATTTGAGGTTAAGTCAAAAGACAAGTCGTCAACCAAAGGAGAAACCACCGCCAAAACTGGCTACAGATGTAGTGAATTATATAAATAGTACTCCCGAGTACAGTGACATTGCAAACAAAATTCCTAATTCACTCTTAAGAAAATATAAGACACCTGaaagtatgtacctaataaacaaaaaaactgcaaaagaaatagtaaaaacaattaaagataGCATTAATAATGACTCTCCTTTAATCGAAGTCAACCCAGGATTTGGATATTTAAGTGAGGAATTGTTGCGATGTCAGAAAAATCCAAtttatatgtatgaaatgtCAAACCAATTCTCATCACACTTATGT AAATTACAAGAATTACACCCAGGTCGAGTGAAATTAAAACTAGCAGATTTTTTTGGAATGTGGAAATTGGCATTTAAAGACAAAATAGACCAGGGAAATAGAATTGAAGAGTTACTTGGAGAACTTTGCACAGATGATAAAA GCAGAGTTGTCAAAATAATTGGATCAATGCCTGGGCTGTCCTTTGTGaaacatttaattaacaatatcaTATTTCACAATACTACAAACCAACTTGGCAAACCGGATCTATTCATCACAATGCCAGGATATCACTATGaa TTCCTTACAGATAATGAGGTGCAGCTGAAGAAGCACAGATCTATACCGGCATTGTTTCAGATGCTCTTTGACCATAAAGTATTAACAACTGTACCTAAAGTACACTTTTTGCCATGGACACACAAACCTGATAGCAAGAAAATAACAATG ATGGATGAACATAGACTTGTACTAGTAAATATTACGCAAAAGGATAAATTGCCGTGTCCACCAGAATACTTGCCTCTGCTCTGGTATTTCTTCAAACCACACATGTTATCCAAAACAACAAGAGTTATCCCAATGTTAGA ACAGTGGATACCTGGTTGCGGCGTGTGGCTGATAACGGGCCAAGACCCTCcagacacaaataaacaattagCGCCTAACAAAGACGACGCTGAATTACCTCACATGACCATCTTCACAGAATTCGGAGATTTAAATTTACAGCAGAAGATCACAGTGTTCAAAAA ATTCATTTCGTGGCCCGAGTTTGAACAATGCCAATTTAGAGTTACTATGGAAAATAATTTACCAAAATTCTTTACAAACATCGACGACGATGACAAGGAAGTTATTGGTACTCACATAGAAGAAGATATGGAACATTCAGATACGGAACATGAAACATAG